One part of the Campylobacter porcelli genome encodes these proteins:
- a CDS encoding replication initiation protein, translating into MNNLVIYHNDFNQLKIPISTELEQNLLMGILVKIKNSQNEIIEIYPNELRNFFEKNLTDKEIATIASLLRQNFFKTDFTFLIKDEKRNLYGKETINLFNSYKIFFHDQSFTQFSHLELKINETFKYLVDELTKDFTEFELLEFIGINGKYAKTLYRLLKQFKNTGNLSIFKYGWQNFCDIMQIPNNYTQSKIDEKILKPAIKELSAEPNLFTNEKQTIFKNLTYKKIKDPKGRGRGGKVIGIEFYFTPEPKRNELKEMIQNLARTEKEMEKNSGRETKFHILTGEEVTELTPYISQHFSIKNQEYGGYDTCKIKDLKYIDRDNKKMIWGLMINQENHKEFEMFFDSIAHMKNALKLD; encoded by the coding sequence ATGAATAATTTAGTTATATATCATAATGATTTTAATCAATTGAAAATTCCTATCTCAACTGAATTAGAGCAAAATTTGCTGATGGGAATTTTGGTCAAAATTAAAAATTCGCAAAATGAAATAATCGAAATTTATCCAAATGAATTGCGAAATTTTTTTGAAAAAAATCTTACAGACAAAGAGATAGCTACAATAGCATCTCTATTAAGACAAAATTTTTTTAAAACTGATTTTACATTTTTAATTAAAGATGAAAAACGGAACTTGTATGGAAAAGAAACAATCAATTTATTTAATAGCTATAAAATTTTTTTTCACGACCAAAGCTTTACGCAATTTTCACATTTAGAACTAAAAATAAATGAAACATTTAAATATTTAGTCGATGAGCTAACAAAGGATTTTACAGAATTTGAACTTTTAGAATTCATTGGTATTAATGGAAAATATGCGAAAACACTCTATAGACTTTTAAAACAATTCAAAAATACAGGCAATTTATCAATTTTTAAATACGGCTGGCAGAACTTTTGCGATATTATGCAAATCCCGAACAATTATACACAATCTAAAATTGATGAAAAAATTCTAAAACCAGCAATCAAAGAGTTATCAGCCGAACCAAACCTATTCACAAATGAGAAACAAACTATTTTCAAAAATCTGACTTATAAAAAAATCAAAGATCCAAAAGGTCGTGGGCGTGGCGGCAAAGTTATCGGAATTGAGTTTTATTTCACTCCAGAACCAAAGCGAAACGAGTTAAAAGAGATGATACAAAACCTAGCTAGAACAGAAAAAGAGATGGAAAAAAACAGCGGTAGAGAGACTAAATTTCATATTCTTACAGGCGAAGAAGTAACGGAATTAACTCCGTATATATCACAACATTTTTCTATAAAAAATCAAGAATATGGCGGATATGATACTTGTAAAATCAAAGATTTAAAATATATTGATAGAGATAATAAAAAGATGATTTGGGGCTTGATGATTAATCAAGAAAACCACAAAGAATTCGAAATGTTTTTTGATAGCATAGCTCATATGAAAAACGCTTTGAAGCTAGATTAA